A single window of Jiangella alkaliphila DNA harbors:
- a CDS encoding AfsR/SARP family transcriptional regulator, whose protein sequence is MGRARLEVALLGPVEVHRDGVTIPVPPGRPTVILAALAARPGTVVPVDALAGWLWPDDEPVHPRAAIQTHVARLRAALGDGFVQAAGDGYRLDLAPDAVDVTRFRELVAAGRDAEPVTELTLLREGLALWRGDPLAGLNPDDLEKATAPLLVEELLSATERMNELRLRLDRTDEEFVPSLRRLVAAHPWRERLWAQLMLALYRQGRQGDALAAYHEVVTVLRDELGIDPGPELTDLHRRILDTDPALLATAPGAGTAGGGASGGGAAAAVVRPPVQLPRSTAQFVGREHEIDLLTAVLSENRSWARLGLISGPGGSGKTTLALHVGHALREAHPDGQLFAELRGSTVPAEPGEVLAEFLRALATTEEDIPATLDERAALFRSACAHRRLLVVLDDARDAAQVTPLLPGAGGCSVLVTSRPQLSMIPSDVQIDLALFSDEDANELLESMVGRARLAAEPEATALVVSACKGSPLALRIAGGRLVTRPAWPIDHFAERLLTSRLDELEMGDLSVRAMLTASVQGLDPAIAFRFRLLAAVPGPALDVETAAATWDVSADDARSVLEHLVDVRLIDSAAPDEYRWHDLVDDHLRAVADTHRVIAARRRLVRYYLRCLHNLWPVLRPGGNAVEPGSWFPHEVQGHEFADRAEIHAWLHPHTALMTSLGLAGLHSEQQDVVDESAALLLALARARYECCREAHTEDLSRAVLDVPAKLGDPVLTARAWHALALSLGAQSRRGEALEAGARGLAVRRELGDRYGEVIMLHNMAVWHELDGRYEEAAELFERCAEADDVLSPEVRRRCRRNLAHVQTSLGRYDDARRNLELTGEGLGDEPGVELFDQLLVLAHLALETGAADEAVAGFQRAVAVAVELGSVPLQATGLVKEAHALRRSGHDGGGPAARAAALAREGHLTDVEAEALAELGHSRAGAGDDETARVHWAAALKIFESLGSARADELRDLVVERP, encoded by the coding sequence GTGGGCCGGGCGCGGCTTGAGGTCGCACTGCTGGGGCCGGTCGAGGTGCACCGCGACGGGGTCACGATCCCGGTGCCACCCGGCCGGCCGACCGTCATCCTCGCTGCACTCGCCGCGCGCCCTGGCACCGTCGTCCCCGTCGACGCGCTGGCCGGCTGGCTGTGGCCCGACGACGAGCCGGTGCACCCGCGGGCGGCCATCCAGACCCACGTCGCGCGGCTGCGGGCGGCGCTCGGCGACGGGTTCGTCCAGGCGGCCGGCGACGGCTACCGCCTCGACCTCGCGCCCGACGCCGTCGACGTCACCCGGTTCCGCGAGCTGGTCGCCGCCGGCCGCGACGCCGAACCGGTCACCGAGCTGACCCTGCTGCGCGAGGGCCTGGCGCTGTGGCGCGGCGACCCGCTGGCCGGGCTGAACCCCGACGACCTCGAGAAGGCGACCGCGCCGCTGCTGGTCGAGGAGCTGTTGTCGGCCACGGAGCGGATGAACGAGCTGCGGCTGCGGCTGGACCGCACCGACGAGGAGTTCGTGCCGTCGCTGCGCCGTCTGGTCGCCGCGCACCCGTGGCGGGAACGGCTCTGGGCGCAGCTGATGCTCGCGCTGTACCGCCAGGGCCGTCAGGGCGACGCGCTCGCGGCGTACCACGAGGTCGTGACGGTGCTGCGCGACGAGCTCGGCATCGATCCGGGTCCGGAGCTGACCGACCTGCACCGGCGCATCCTCGACACCGACCCGGCGCTGCTGGCGACGGCCCCCGGCGCGGGGACGGCCGGTGGCGGCGCGTCCGGCGGCGGTGCGGCCGCTGCGGTGGTGCGCCCGCCGGTGCAGCTGCCGCGGTCGACGGCGCAGTTCGTCGGACGCGAGCACGAGATCGATCTGCTGACGGCCGTGCTGTCGGAGAACCGGTCGTGGGCCCGGCTGGGACTGATCTCGGGGCCGGGTGGGTCGGGGAAGACCACGCTGGCCCTGCACGTCGGGCACGCGCTGCGCGAGGCGCACCCCGACGGCCAGCTCTTCGCCGAGCTGCGCGGCTCCACCGTCCCCGCCGAGCCCGGCGAGGTGCTGGCCGAGTTCCTGCGCGCGCTGGCCACGACCGAGGAGGACATCCCGGCGACGCTGGACGAGCGGGCCGCGCTGTTCCGGTCCGCGTGCGCGCACCGGCGGCTGCTGGTCGTGCTCGACGACGCCCGCGACGCCGCGCAGGTGACGCCGCTGCTGCCCGGCGCCGGCGGCTGCAGCGTGCTGGTGACCAGCCGGCCGCAGCTGAGCATGATCCCGTCCGACGTGCAGATCGACCTCGCGCTGTTCTCCGACGAGGACGCCAACGAGCTGCTCGAGTCGATGGTCGGCCGCGCGCGCCTGGCCGCCGAGCCCGAGGCGACCGCGCTGGTCGTGAGTGCCTGCAAGGGCTCGCCGCTGGCGCTGCGCATTGCCGGCGGGCGGCTGGTCACCCGGCCGGCCTGGCCGATCGACCACTTCGCGGAGCGGCTGCTGACCAGCCGGCTCGACGAGCTGGAGATGGGCGACCTCAGCGTGCGGGCGATGCTGACGGCGTCCGTACAGGGCCTCGACCCCGCCATCGCGTTCCGGTTCCGGCTGCTCGCGGCCGTGCCCGGTCCCGCGCTCGATGTCGAGACCGCTGCCGCCACCTGGGACGTCTCGGCCGACGACGCCCGCAGCGTGCTCGAGCACCTGGTCGACGTCCGGCTGATCGACTCCGCCGCGCCCGACGAGTACCGCTGGCACGACCTCGTCGACGACCACCTGCGCGCCGTCGCCGACACCCATCGCGTCATCGCCGCCCGCCGCCGCCTCGTCCGGTACTACCTGCGCTGCCTGCACAACCTGTGGCCGGTGCTGCGGCCGGGCGGCAACGCCGTCGAGCCCGGGTCGTGGTTCCCGCACGAGGTCCAGGGCCACGAGTTCGCCGACCGCGCCGAGATCCACGCGTGGCTGCACCCGCACACCGCGCTCATGACGTCGCTGGGCCTGGCCGGCCTGCACTCCGAGCAGCAGGACGTCGTCGACGAGTCGGCCGCGCTGCTGCTGGCGCTGGCCCGGGCGCGGTACGAATGCTGCCGCGAGGCGCACACCGAGGACCTCTCGCGCGCGGTGCTCGACGTGCCGGCCAAGCTCGGCGACCCGGTGCTGACGGCGCGGGCCTGGCACGCGCTGGCGCTGTCGCTCGGTGCGCAGAGCCGGCGCGGCGAGGCGCTCGAGGCCGGCGCTCGTGGCCTGGCGGTCCGCCGCGAGCTGGGCGACCGGTACGGCGAAGTGATCATGCTGCACAACATGGCGGTCTGGCACGAGCTGGACGGCCGGTACGAAGAGGCCGCCGAGCTGTTCGAGCGGTGCGCCGAGGCCGACGACGTCCTCTCCCCGGAGGTCCGGCGGCGCTGCCGGCGCAACCTCGCCCACGTGCAGACGAGCCTGGGCCGCTACGACGACGCCCGGCGCAACCTGGAGCTGACCGGCGAGGGCCTCGGCGACGAGCCCGGCGTCGAGCTGTTCGACCAGCTGCTGGTGCTGGCGCACCTCGCGCTCGAGACCGGCGCCGCCGACGAGGCGGTGGCCGGGTTCCAACGCGCCGTCGCGGTCGCCGTCGAGCTGGGTTCGGTGCCGCTGCAGGCCACCGGCCTGGTCAAGGAGGCGCATGCGCTGCGCCGGTCCGGACACGACGGCGGCGGCCCGGCCGCGCGGGCGGCCGCGCTGGCCCGCGAGGGTCACCTGACCGACGTCGAGGCCGAGGCGCTGGCCGAGCTGGGCCACAGCCGCGCCGGCGCCGGCGACGACGAGACCGCGCGGGTGCACTGGGCGGCGGCGCTGAAGATCTTCGAGTCGCTCGGCTCGGCGCGCGCCGACGAGCTGCGCGACCTGGTGGTGGAGCGGCCGTGA
- a CDS encoding AfsR/SARP family transcriptional regulator — translation MTHTPDLDVGLRSGPGGVAGPGAPQLDVRLLGAVEVRRDGVPVPVPSGRPAVILAALALRPGGVVTQGTLARLLWPDAQPEHPRAALQTHVTRVRAVLGRFAVESAGDGYRLGLPPDVVDVTRFRGLFAAARAMDDLPGRLALLDQALVMWRGNPLAGLWPDVLTCQTAPSLLDEVLTVAERAHELRLLLHGPDDGVIRELRELATAHPEREGAAGQLMIALYREGRQGDALGVFHDTVRALRAVGRRPGRELAALHARLLTGGDLTGADDTAAPDAEPPARPVVAPSARTAPAAPSAPGAGPGTRPEQLPSRPRSFVGRDAEVATLAAALRDGPAPEGRCRTVLVSGPGGTGKTTLALRVAHEVLDHYPDGQLFADLRTSSDAAALGTDALAGLLRALGVGGSDLPPCPHERAELFRRLCAGRRLLVLMDDADPDTVASLLPAESECAVIVTSRRRIPSLPADARVDLGMFSEPEARELLASVVGADRLEAEPDATTAVLERCAGSPLAVRIAAGRLATRPAWPIGHFAGRLRDGDRLDELRAGGLAVSAMLDATYVSLQPVQAQRYRLLAALTGATVDVETAAVVWEVDAAEARRLLDRLADIRLLEHDGEGGYGWHDLVGDHIRAVSDSVAARTARRRLLGYLLLTLRNARLRLRPADRVPGVPTPPRGCPPGRQFADRCAIHAWLHPRRTQLIALARAELAGGEYPAVDHAAGLLVVLDAVARECCDSGDDEETARTVLRAATPPSDSASPLWDSSQPGTSRSAGVQPAITAAAWTNLTLTLAAQHRLDEALEAAERAIELRRELGDRYGELIMFDNRACIDVEAGRYQEAVDVIAACVADREFLSAQIRARCLRTRARAYAGLGRCADARADLAAADAVETPAPVSYDAHYAASVAVAVHRAAGDRDEALRSSWQAVDIAVALGSTWMRALSLLDAARTLRHFGADGRVAAADAVTVAVENRHVRLAAEARAELTLAAAGR, via the coding sequence GTGACCCACACCCCGGACCTCGACGTCGGACTGCGCAGCGGCCCGGGCGGGGTCGCGGGGCCCGGCGCGCCCCAGCTGGACGTCCGGCTGCTCGGCGCGGTCGAGGTGCGCCGCGACGGCGTGCCGGTGCCGGTACCGTCCGGGCGGCCGGCGGTGATCCTGGCCGCGCTGGCGCTGCGTCCCGGCGGCGTCGTCACGCAGGGCACGCTGGCCCGGCTGCTCTGGCCCGACGCCCAGCCCGAGCACCCGCGGGCGGCGCTCCAGACGCACGTGACCCGGGTGCGCGCGGTGCTCGGCCGGTTCGCGGTCGAGTCGGCCGGTGACGGCTACCGGCTCGGCCTGCCGCCGGACGTCGTCGACGTGACGCGGTTCCGCGGACTGTTCGCGGCGGCGCGGGCCATGGACGACCTGCCCGGGCGGCTCGCGCTGCTGGACCAGGCGCTGGTCATGTGGCGGGGCAACCCGCTGGCCGGCCTCTGGCCCGACGTCCTGACCTGTCAGACGGCGCCGTCACTGCTGGACGAGGTGCTCACCGTCGCCGAGCGGGCGCACGAGCTGCGGCTGCTCCTGCACGGCCCCGACGACGGCGTGATCCGCGAGCTGCGCGAATTGGCGACCGCCCACCCGGAGCGCGAGGGCGCCGCCGGCCAGCTGATGATCGCGCTCTACCGCGAGGGCCGCCAGGGCGACGCGCTCGGAGTCTTCCACGACACCGTCCGCGCGCTGCGCGCCGTCGGCCGGCGTCCGGGGCGCGAGCTGGCCGCGCTGCACGCCCGCCTGCTGACCGGCGGCGACCTCACCGGAGCGGACGACACCGCCGCGCCGGACGCCGAACCGCCCGCGCGGCCGGTCGTCGCGCCGTCCGCACGGACCGCGCCGGCCGCGCCGTCCGCTCCGGGCGCCGGGCCGGGCACCCGGCCTGAGCAGCTGCCGTCGCGGCCGAGGTCGTTCGTGGGCCGGGACGCGGAGGTCGCCACGCTCGCGGCTGCGCTCCGCGACGGTCCCGCGCCCGAGGGCCGCTGCCGGACGGTGCTGGTGTCCGGGCCCGGCGGCACCGGCAAGACGACCTTGGCGCTGCGCGTGGCGCACGAGGTCCTCGACCACTATCCCGACGGCCAGCTCTTCGCCGACCTGCGCACCAGCAGCGACGCCGCGGCGCTCGGCACCGACGCGCTGGCCGGACTGCTCCGGGCGCTCGGCGTCGGCGGGTCCGACCTGCCGCCGTGCCCCCATGAGCGCGCCGAGCTGTTCCGCCGCCTGTGCGCCGGCCGCCGGCTGCTGGTGCTGATGGACGACGCCGACCCGGACACCGTCGCCTCGCTGCTGCCGGCGGAGTCCGAGTGCGCCGTCATCGTCACCAGCCGGCGGCGGATCCCGTCGCTGCCGGCCGATGCCCGGGTCGACCTCGGCATGTTCTCCGAGCCCGAGGCGCGCGAGCTGCTGGCGTCCGTCGTCGGCGCTGACCGGCTGGAGGCCGAGCCCGACGCCACCACGGCCGTCCTGGAACGGTGCGCCGGGTCGCCGCTGGCGGTGCGCATCGCCGCCGGGCGGCTGGCCACCCGGCCGGCCTGGCCGATCGGGCACTTCGCCGGGCGGCTGCGCGACGGCGACCGGCTGGACGAGCTGCGGGCCGGCGGGCTGGCCGTCAGCGCCATGCTCGACGCCACCTACGTCAGCCTGCAGCCCGTCCAGGCGCAGCGGTACCGGCTGCTCGCGGCCCTGACCGGCGCCACCGTCGACGTCGAGACCGCGGCCGTCGTCTGGGAGGTCGACGCCGCCGAGGCGCGCCGGCTGCTGGACCGGCTGGCCGACATCCGGCTGCTCGAGCACGACGGCGAGGGCGGCTACGGCTGGCACGACCTCGTCGGCGACCACATCCGCGCGGTGTCCGACTCGGTGGCGGCGCGGACGGCGCGCCGGCGCCTGCTCGGGTACCTGCTGCTGACGCTGCGCAATGCGCGGCTGCGGCTGCGGCCCGCCGACCGCGTCCCAGGCGTGCCGACGCCGCCGCGCGGCTGCCCGCCCGGACGGCAGTTCGCCGACCGGTGCGCGATCCACGCCTGGCTGCACCCGCGGCGGACGCAGCTGATCGCGCTGGCCCGGGCCGAGCTGGCCGGCGGCGAGTATCCGGCGGTCGACCACGCGGCCGGGCTGCTGGTCGTCCTCGACGCCGTCGCCCGCGAGTGCTGCGACAGCGGCGACGACGAGGAGACGGCGCGGACGGTGCTGCGCGCGGCCACGCCGCCGTCCGATTCTGCCTCTCCCTTGTGGGACTCGTCGCAGCCTGGGACCTCGCGGTCGGCCGGGGTGCAGCCCGCCATCACCGCAGCCGCGTGGACCAACCTCACGCTGACGCTGGCCGCGCAGCACCGGCTCGACGAGGCGCTGGAGGCGGCCGAGCGCGCCATCGAGCTGCGCCGCGAGCTGGGCGACCGGTACGGCGAGCTGATCATGTTCGACAACCGGGCCTGCATCGACGTCGAGGCGGGCCGGTACCAGGAGGCGGTGGACGTCATCGCGGCCTGCGTGGCCGACCGCGAGTTCCTGTCGGCGCAGATCCGGGCCCGGTGCCTGCGGACCCGCGCCCGGGCGTACGCCGGGCTGGGCCGGTGCGCCGACGCCCGCGCCGACCTCGCCGCCGCCGACGCCGTCGAGACCCCGGCGCCGGTGTCGTACGACGCGCACTACGCGGCGTCGGTGGCAGTGGCCGTGCACCGGGCGGCCGGCGACCGCGACGAGGCGCTGCGGTCCAGCTGGCAGGCGGTCGACATCGCCGTCGCGCTCGGCTCGACCTGGATGCGGGCGCTGTCGCTGCTCGACGCCGCTCGGACGCTGCGGCACTTCGGCGCCGACGGGCGCGTGGCCGCCGCTGACGCCGTCACCGTCGCCGTCGAGAACCGGCACGTCCGGCTGGCCGCGGAGGCCCGCGCGGAGCTCACGCTGGCCGCCGCCGGACGCTGA